In the genome of Elephas maximus indicus isolate mEleMax1 chromosome 6, mEleMax1 primary haplotype, whole genome shotgun sequence, one region contains:
- the STEAP3 gene encoding metalloreductase STEAP3, whose translation MSGDMDKPLISHRLVDSDGSLAEAPTEAPKVGILGSGDFARSLAMRLVASGFSVVVGSRNPKRTAGLFPSTVQVTFQAEAVSSPEIIFVAVFREHYPSLCVLSDQLAGKILVDVSNPTEQEHLQHRQSNAEYLASLFPTCTVVKAFNVISAWSLQAGPRDGNRQVPICSNQREAKRTVSELVQAMGFSPVDMGSLVSAREVEAMPLRLLPGWKVPALLALGLFVCFYAYNFVRDVLHPYLHEGKNTFYRLPVSVVNMTLSCVAYVLLSLVYLPGVLAAALQLQRGTKYCRFPDWLDHWLQHRKQIGLMSFFCAALHALYSFCLPLRRSHRYDLLNLAVKQVLANKSPLWVEEDVWRLEIYLSMGVLALGTLSLLAVTSLPSIANSLNWREFSFVQSTLGFLALVLSTLHTLTCGWASAFKESSYKFYLPPTFTLTLLVPCVVILARGLFVLPCLSRRLAKIRRGWEKAGATRFPLCEDHTVAQKTSHV comes from the exons ATGTCAGGAGACATGGACAAGCCGCTGATCAGCCACCGCCTGGTGGACAGTGATGGCAGCCTTGCTGAGGCTCCCACTGAGGCCCCCAAAGTGGGCATCCTGGGCAGCGGGGACTTTGCCCGCTCCTTGGCCATGCGCCTGGTGGCCTCCGGCTTCAGTGTGGTCGTGGGGAGCCGCAACCCCAAACGCACAGCTGGGCTGTTCCCCTCCACAGTCCAAGTGACTTTCCAGGCAGAGGCGGTGAGCTCCCCTGAGATCATCTTCGTGGCTGTGTTCCGGGAGCATTACCCCTCGCTGTGTGTTCTCAGCGACCAGTTAGCTGGCAAGATCCTGGTGGATGTGAGCAACCCCACAGAGCAGGAGCACCTTCAGCATCGCCAGTCCAATGCCGAGTACCTGGCCTCCCTCTTCCCCACCTGCACAGTGGTCAAGGCCTTCAACGTCATCTCTGCCTGGAGCCTGCAGGCCGGTCCCAGGGATGGGAACAGACAG GTGCCCATCTGCAGTAATCAGCGGGAAGCCAAGCGCACCGTCTCGGAGCTGGTGCAGGCCATGGGCTTCTCGCCagtggacatggggtccctggtgTCGGCGCGGGAGGTGGAGGCCATGCCGCTGCGCCTCCTGCCGGGTTGGAAGGTCCCCGCCCTCCTGGCCCTGGGGCTCTTTGTCTGCTTCTATGCCTACAACTTCGTCCGGGATGTGTTGCATCCCTACCTGCATGAGGGCAAGAACACGTTCTACAGGCTCCCGGTGTCCGTGGTCAACATGACGCTGTCCTGCGTGGCCTACGTGCTGCTCTCGCTGGTGTACCTGCCCGGCGTGCTGGCGGCCGCCCTGCAGCTGCAGCGGGGCACCAAGTACTGCCGCTTCCCGGACTGGCTGGACCACTGGCTGCAGCACCGCAAGCAGATCGGCCTGATGAGCTTCTTCTGCGCCGCCCTGCACGCGCTCTACAGCTTCTGCCTACCGCTGCGCCGCTCCCACCGCTACGACCTCCTCAACCTCGCCGTCAAGCAG GTCTTGGCCAACAAGAGTCCCCTCTGGGTCGAGGAGGATGTCTGGCGGTTGGAAATTTACCTCTCCATGGGAGTCCTGGCCCTCGGCACGCTGTCTCTGCTGGCTGTCACCTCGCTGCCATCCATCGCAAACTCACTCAACTGGAGGGAATTCAGCTTCGTTCAG TCCACCTTGGGTTTCCTGGCCCTTGTGCTGAGCACGCTGCACACGCTCACCTGTGGCTGGGCCAGCGCCTTCAAGGAGAGCAGCTACAAGTTCTACCTGCCTCCCACCTTCACACTCACGCTGCTGGTGCCCTGCGTGGTCATCCTGGCCAGAGGCCTGTTCGTCCTGCCCTGCTTGAGCCGCAGACTTGCCAAGATCCGGAGGGGCTGGGAGAAGGCAGGAGCCACCCGGTTCCCGCTGTGCGAGGACCACACCGTTGCCCAGAAGACAAGCCACGTGTGA